The Hymenobacter sp. GOD-10R genome includes a window with the following:
- a CDS encoding STAS/SEC14 domain-containing protein — MKPLYSTPSLSISYDTANEWLYVEWKGHHDAQSAQTGGELVLHYLQVHPCYKMLNDNSQVTSNWEAGARWVGSQYYMLLAEHGMRFVAWVCPPHWSARRSMEIAMQFVTKPVVILFDDVASGYDWLSRQA; from the coding sequence ATGAAGCCACTTTACAGCACGCCTTCCCTTTCTATCTCCTATGATACGGCCAATGAGTGGCTGTACGTGGAGTGGAAAGGGCACCATGATGCCCAGTCGGCGCAGACTGGTGGCGAGCTAGTGCTACATTACCTTCAGGTGCACCCGTGCTACAAAATGCTGAACGACAACAGCCAAGTAACGAGCAACTGGGAAGCGGGCGCGCGCTGGGTAGGCAGTCAATACTACATGCTACTCGCCGAGCACGGCATGCGTTTCGTCGCTTGGGTTTGCCCGCCTCACTGGTCGGCACGCCGCTCCATGGAAATAGCCATGCAATTTGTGACCAAGCCCGTCGTCATCCTCTTCGACGACGTAGCTTCTGGCTATGATTGGCTATCCCGGCAAGCCTAG
- a CDS encoding glycosyltransferase family 4 protein → MKKVLFVGENAYQSKSGIVTVMKQFLEDEELNKCVNYKVVFTIVDETSSLQRLKAWIKACIRFFYLLPQVDLVHIHHASDLNFWLSGLLIYIAKITGKKTIMHNHAADFHLFYANCSKVKKNLIRRILKRTDVNLVLSTAWYNWYSALVPNANWTLLRNSIDIPKDVEKKVLANGKAKLLFLARLEERKGIFDLVDIMPDFFAQYPDCELYIAGQGDTTQIQKVIQQYRLETQVKILGYINDKQRDLLLRDSHLLILPTYNEGLPMSLLEAMAYSVVPITTPVGGIPDVVVDKVNGYLVQPGNKKELLETICYVVENAHLYRKVSDNAHNLVADKFDFARYKESVINMYELA, encoded by the coding sequence ATGAAAAAGGTATTGTTTGTTGGAGAAAACGCATATCAGTCTAAGTCTGGTATCGTAACAGTTATGAAGCAATTCTTAGAAGATGAAGAACTCAACAAATGCGTGAACTATAAAGTGGTTTTCACCATCGTTGATGAAACTTCATCGCTGCAAAGATTAAAAGCTTGGATTAAGGCATGTATACGGTTCTTTTACTTGCTTCCTCAAGTTGACCTAGTTCATATCCATCATGCTTCTGATCTAAACTTTTGGCTTTCTGGCTTACTGATTTACATTGCTAAAATCACAGGTAAAAAAACCATAATGCATAATCATGCTGCGGATTTTCACCTGTTTTATGCAAATTGTTCTAAAGTTAAAAAGAATTTAATTAGAAGAATTCTTAAGCGTACGGACGTCAATCTAGTGTTGTCCACTGCTTGGTACAATTGGTATAGTGCTCTCGTGCCTAATGCTAACTGGACTTTGCTGCGCAATTCTATAGATATTCCGAAAGATGTTGAAAAGAAGGTGCTAGCAAATGGTAAAGCAAAATTATTATTCCTAGCACGCTTAGAAGAAAGGAAAGGTATATTCGATTTAGTTGATATAATGCCTGATTTCTTTGCACAGTATCCTGATTGTGAATTATATATTGCAGGACAAGGTGATACTACTCAGATACAGAAAGTAATACAACAGTATAGATTGGAAACTCAAGTTAAAATATTGGGTTATATAAATGACAAGCAAAGGGACTTATTATTGCGAGATAGTCATCTGTTGATTTTGCCAACTTACAATGAAGGCTTGCCTATGTCTTTGTTAGAGGCAATGGCTTACTCTGTTGTTCCGATTACTACTCCAGTTGGTGGAATACCTGATGTTGTTGTTGATAAAGTGAATGGATATTTAGTGCAACCAGGAAATAAAAAAGAATTATTAGAGACTATATGCTATGTTGTAGAAAATGCGCACTTGTACCGAAAAGTGTCGGATAATGCTCATAACTTAGTTGCTGATAAATTCGATTTCGCTAGGTATAAGGAAAGTGTGATAAATATGTATGAATTAGCTTGA
- a CDS encoding DUF3037 domain-containing protein, which yields MQEKHLFEYAVVRVMPKVEREEFLNVGVILYCAGRGFLQTRYELNESRLRAFAGELDVQELQERLRAFERICAGRREGGAIGQLAIASRFRWLTAARSTVVQTSPVHPGLCADPAETLGRLYAQLVQ from the coding sequence ATGCAAGAAAAGCACTTATTTGAGTACGCCGTCGTGCGCGTGATGCCTAAGGTAGAGCGCGAAGAGTTCTTGAACGTCGGCGTCATCCTGTATTGTGCCGGCCGAGGGTTCCTGCAAACCCGTTACGAGCTGAACGAGTCGCGGCTACGAGCTTTTGCGGGCGAGCTAGATGTGCAAGAGCTACAGGAGCGCCTCCGTGCATTTGAACGCATTTGCGCCGGAAGACGAGAAGGTGGCGCTATTGGTCAACTAGCCATTGCTTCGCGTTTCCGCTGGCTCACAGCAGCCCGCAGTACGGTGGTTCAAACCTCGCCCGTGCATCCTGGCTTGTGCGCCGACCCAGCCGAAACGCTCGGACGCTTATACGCACAGTTGGTACAATAA
- a CDS encoding GumC family protein — protein sequence MSQQQYIVRSSSSEGENKLPDLKSAFADYLPYWPWILGSLLVFATIAIGYLKIVKPTYEIKASILVQDTNKNPNNKSALQEIDLAESPKVAENEIEVLKSHELINQAIVNLQLWTRYFTSDAFVPEELYTNSPVAYHLITASNSTYDQTLKVVVVSKDSFNVIGKDAKTHTYAFNSPIQSDGATWQLQAKQNIQDFLGETITIQLENPEKVAERYQKSMVVELLNKQAPAIGLAIDDQVPERGKSLLDHLIQLYNGKAIAEKNRTTQSTLDFIDKRLAVLSGELNSLESKVEGFRSSHGLTDITSQSSMYLENVQSNDTQLNKVNIELGVIDEISRYVNAPDFKGVPATMGIDDPTLSSLIEKLSSLQLQREKLLATTPETNPVFEPINKQINATRSAIIGSVRTLKASLLGTKRQLQATTGKLASSIRNVPVQERQLVSIKRQQTIKENLYLYLLQKREEVGLSYAPLLADARIVDQAYTASVKWPKKPFVLALAMLLGLALPCGVILVKEGIRNRIRGGKEVEALSQLPLLTELVMQKTSTPLVVSSADYAAIGEQFRWLRTSLRSLHGHISKGRVTLLTSSISGEGKSFVCSNLGVTLGLAGRKTVLLELDLRKPRQSAVFELDENHYGASDFLLGACSIEEVIQPSRVTPNLDIIASGTLVPNPSELLEHEHLELLIKQLKERYDDVLIDTPPAYLVTDAIIVAPLSDVTLYIMRESYTLKSLLPFVQKQYKEGVFPRMNVVFNGAKLDKSSYNYQDYYAKTAAHS from the coding sequence AGGATACTAACAAGAACCCTAACAACAAATCAGCGCTACAAGAAATTGATTTAGCAGAATCGCCTAAAGTAGCTGAAAATGAAATAGAGGTATTAAAATCACACGAGCTAATTAATCAGGCAATTGTCAATTTGCAGTTGTGGACGCGTTATTTTACTTCAGACGCCTTTGTACCGGAGGAACTATACACGAACAGTCCGGTAGCATATCACCTTATAACAGCAAGTAATTCGACTTATGATCAGACGTTGAAGGTTGTAGTAGTGAGCAAAGATTCTTTCAACGTAATTGGGAAAGATGCTAAAACACATACTTATGCTTTCAATTCGCCCATTCAGTCGGATGGAGCTACTTGGCAGCTTCAAGCGAAGCAAAATATTCAAGATTTTTTAGGAGAAACAATAACAATTCAGCTTGAAAATCCAGAGAAAGTAGCTGAACGTTATCAAAAGTCTATGGTAGTCGAGTTGCTGAACAAACAAGCACCAGCCATCGGATTGGCAATTGACGACCAAGTGCCTGAACGTGGTAAGTCGCTATTAGATCATCTTATTCAGTTATATAACGGGAAGGCCATTGCAGAGAAGAATCGTACTACTCAGAGCACCTTGGATTTCATCGATAAGCGTCTTGCAGTACTCAGTGGAGAGCTTAACAGCTTGGAGAGCAAAGTGGAAGGCTTTCGTAGTAGTCATGGGCTCACGGATATCACTTCTCAATCGTCTATGTACTTAGAGAATGTGCAATCGAACGACACACAGTTAAATAAAGTTAACATTGAGTTAGGTGTTATTGATGAGATTAGCCGCTACGTCAACGCGCCTGATTTTAAAGGTGTGCCTGCAACAATGGGTATCGACGATCCTACCCTAAGCAGTTTGATTGAGAAACTATCGTCTTTGCAACTGCAGCGCGAAAAGCTGTTAGCTACTACTCCCGAAACAAACCCCGTCTTCGAGCCAATTAATAAGCAGATCAACGCAACACGCTCTGCTATTATTGGTAGCGTCCGGACGTTAAAAGCATCATTGTTAGGTACTAAAAGGCAACTGCAAGCGACAACTGGTAAGCTAGCATCTTCTATCCGGAACGTGCCTGTACAGGAGCGACAATTAGTGAGCATCAAGCGACAGCAAACTATCAAAGAGAACCTGTACTTGTATCTACTCCAAAAGCGGGAAGAAGTAGGCTTAAGCTACGCGCCCCTGCTGGCAGACGCTCGCATTGTAGATCAGGCATACACTGCTTCCGTCAAATGGCCTAAGAAGCCATTTGTACTGGCTTTGGCGATGCTACTAGGCCTAGCTCTACCTTGTGGCGTTATACTTGTAAAAGAAGGAATTCGCAACCGAATTAGAGGAGGCAAAGAAGTTGAAGCGTTAAGCCAACTACCACTTCTAACGGAGTTGGTTATGCAAAAAACCTCAACTCCATTAGTGGTTTCTTCAGCTGATTATGCAGCCATAGGTGAGCAGTTTCGGTGGCTCAGAACTAGTCTACGGTCCTTGCATGGTCATATCAGCAAGGGTAGAGTGACGTTGCTTACCTCAAGTATTAGTGGTGAAGGCAAAAGCTTCGTGTGTAGCAACTTGGGCGTTACACTAGGGCTAGCGGGTAGAAAAACTGTTCTTTTAGAATTAGATCTTCGCAAACCTCGTCAGTCAGCTGTGTTTGAGTTGGATGAGAATCACTATGGGGCCAGCGACTTTTTACTAGGTGCTTGCTCGATAGAAGAAGTTATTCAACCGTCACGAGTGACACCGAACCTGGACATCATTGCCAGTGGAACGTTGGTGCCTAACCCTTCGGAATTGCTAGAGCATGAGCACTTAGAACTTCTAATAAAGCAGTTGAAGGAGCGTTACGATGATGTACTGATTGATACTCCGCCAGCGTACCTCGTAACGGATGCTATAATTGTGGCGCCGCTTAGTGATGTCACATTGTACATCATGCGTGAGAGCTATACGCTGAAGTCGCTGTTGCCATTTGTACAAAAGCAGTACAAAGAAGGGGTATTTCCCCGGATGAATGTTGTGTTCAACGGCGCTAAGCTGGATAAAAGCAGCTACAACTACCAAGACTATTACGCCAAAACGGCGGCTCATTCGTGA
- a CDS encoding HipA family kinase, with product MKQNELPLRTVDVTRYVKPLREGGSLPAIVEADDDFLYVIKFRGAGQGVKALIAELIAGEIARALGLRVPEIVFATLDEAFGRTEPDEEIQDLLRASEGLNLALHYLSGAITFDSLVTTVEPKLASQIVWLDCLIMNVDRTVRNTNMLMWHKELWLIDHGAAFYFHHSWPNVEEQARRPFAQVKDHVLLSQAAELEAVDAEYRALLTPELIRNIVGLIPDEWLLGDSPFATVEEHRQAYIQFLEVRLASSEIFVKAAEHARKALI from the coding sequence ATGAAACAAAATGAACTTCCACTCCGCACCGTAGACGTGACGCGGTACGTGAAGCCTTTGCGTGAGGGTGGCTCCCTGCCCGCTATCGTAGAGGCCGACGACGATTTTCTGTACGTCATTAAGTTTCGCGGAGCAGGACAGGGAGTAAAAGCCCTCATTGCCGAGCTGATTGCCGGTGAAATAGCTCGTGCCCTTGGGCTGCGAGTGCCCGAAATCGTGTTTGCCACGCTCGATGAAGCTTTCGGTCGGACCGAGCCTGATGAGGAGATTCAAGATCTGCTCCGTGCCAGTGAGGGCTTGAACCTAGCTTTACATTACCTCTCCGGTGCTATTACCTTCGACTCGCTGGTGACTACCGTGGAGCCAAAGCTAGCTTCACAGATCGTGTGGCTCGACTGCCTGATCATGAACGTCGACCGCACCGTGCGGAACACCAACATGTTGATGTGGCATAAGGAACTGTGGCTTATTGACCACGGCGCGGCGTTCTATTTTCACCATTCCTGGCCGAACGTGGAGGAGCAGGCCCGGCGTCCCTTTGCACAAGTAAAAGACCACGTGCTGCTGTCACAGGCTGCCGAGCTAGAAGCCGTCGATGCTGAATACCGAGCCTTGCTTACCCCCGAGCTGATCCGCAACATTGTAGGACTCATCCCCGACGAGTGGCTCTTGGGCGACTCGCCATTTGCCACGGTAGAGGAGCACCGCCAAGCCTACATCCAATTTTTAGAGGTCCGTCTCGCCTCGTCCGAAATCTTTGTCAAGGCCGCCGAGCATGCAAGAAAAGCACTTATTTGA
- a CDS encoding oligosaccharide flippase family protein, whose amino-acid sequence MRVVSNMIFKLKASSLVINSAWGVIANILQNIFNSLFFVLIARYYTSEQLGHFLLSNTVYQLVAVFSSMGLSSWFVREYTSELDKYIFTNRYFKLQGFLGILFYIINVLLIFSLYSDYNIRFIGVVLGLNIIFDNTINSIKSLNIAKSLQKRTANVLVMDGFFKLVVSVFCVYLKFPIIYLAFALVFSRVITLNIFMITGGYYKNIVTRSVGEIVSYTYLKEVVFSNWRFVVIGSVSVVYWSFANIVISKFMPVSAVSQYEIASRIFSLTIIIPIIISGSVYPQFVQYFNDQDKDRLRVLYDKMFVVYTLFSLISYSFIVAFAPKLIPFIFGDKYQTAIFCIIQMFLAILVFPTTLLQANLIVAMKLENLDMWFNLTSLIMHVFLSIIGLYFFKSLSVINYSIFMSFIVFHISQDVVLIRRKITTLSRCFRHYVLLASFVSGYHFLLKTTNAYFAFGLMSCAVLIVIGFTPVYKRKIIIN is encoded by the coding sequence ATGAGAGTAGTAAGTAATATGATTTTTAAACTTAAAGCTTCTTCCTTGGTAATTAATAGCGCCTGGGGGGTGATAGCTAATATTCTTCAAAATATTTTTAATAGTTTATTTTTTGTTCTTATTGCTAGGTACTATACATCTGAACAACTAGGCCATTTTCTGCTTTCGAATACTGTATACCAGCTTGTAGCTGTGTTCTCTTCTATGGGACTTAGCTCATGGTTTGTACGAGAGTATACAAGTGAGTTAGATAAGTATATTTTTACTAATAGGTATTTTAAACTACAAGGGTTTTTAGGTATATTATTTTACATAATAAATGTTCTACTGATTTTTTCTCTATACTCAGATTATAATATCAGATTCATTGGTGTTGTTCTCGGGTTAAATATAATATTTGATAATACAATCAACTCAATAAAAAGTTTGAATATTGCCAAGTCACTGCAAAAGCGTACGGCTAATGTATTGGTTATGGATGGGTTTTTTAAACTTGTTGTTTCTGTCTTCTGTGTTTATTTGAAGTTTCCTATTATTTATTTAGCCTTTGCACTAGTGTTTTCTCGTGTTATTACATTGAATATATTTATGATTACGGGAGGATATTATAAAAATATTGTTACTAGATCGGTAGGGGAGATTGTTTCCTACACGTACTTAAAAGAAGTGGTGTTTAGTAATTGGCGATTTGTGGTGATAGGAAGCGTATCAGTAGTCTATTGGAGTTTTGCTAATATAGTCATTTCTAAGTTTATGCCAGTCTCTGCTGTGTCTCAATATGAAATAGCATCTCGTATATTCTCTTTAACTATTATAATTCCAATTATTATATCTGGTAGCGTCTATCCGCAATTTGTACAGTATTTTAACGATCAGGATAAGGACAGGTTGCGTGTGCTATATGATAAAATGTTTGTTGTTTATACGCTATTTTCGTTAATTTCTTACAGTTTTATTGTTGCTTTCGCTCCAAAGCTTATTCCGTTTATTTTTGGTGATAAGTACCAAACAGCTATATTTTGTATAATTCAAATGTTTTTAGCGATTCTTGTGTTTCCTACTACCTTGTTGCAAGCAAATCTTATTGTAGCAATGAAGTTAGAAAACCTAGATATGTGGTTTAATTTAACCAGCTTGATTATGCACGTTTTCTTGAGTATTATAGGTTTGTATTTTTTCAAATCATTATCTGTTATTAATTATTCTATCTTTATGTCGTTCATAGTATTTCATATAAGCCAGGATGTAGTTCTAATACGTAGAAAAATTACTACACTGAGTAGATGTTTTCGCCATTATGTCTTACTCGCTAGTTTTGTTAGTGGTTACCATTTCCTTTTAAAAACTACTAATGCTTATTTTGCTTTTGGGCTAATGAGCTGCGCAGTATTGATTGTTATTGGTTTTACGCCGGTATATAAAAGAAAGATTATCATAAATTGA
- a CDS encoding chloramphenicol acetyltransferase: protein MKQLIDLSTWPRREHFAFFSKFDEPFFGLVADVDCTHAYAEAKRLGVSFFLYYLHLALQAANEAEAFRYRIEDGQVYCYDRIHASATIGRPDRTFGFSFIEQHDTLAAFVAGANAEIEAVQQSFGLRLNDTTGRPDVIHFSAIPWVRFTGLTHARSFQFPDSCPKISVGQTYQEGATLRMSVAVNVHHGLADGYHVGLFLEAFQRLLSQS from the coding sequence ATGAAACAGCTCATCGACCTCTCGACGTGGCCCCGTCGGGAACACTTCGCCTTCTTTTCCAAGTTCGACGAACCGTTCTTTGGCCTAGTGGCCGACGTTGATTGTACCCACGCCTATGCCGAAGCTAAGCGCCTAGGGGTCTCCTTCTTCCTGTATTATCTACACCTAGCCTTACAAGCTGCCAACGAAGCCGAGGCGTTTCGCTACCGTATTGAAGACGGGCAGGTCTACTGCTACGACCGCATCCATGCATCAGCCACCATCGGCCGCCCCGACCGCACATTTGGGTTTTCGTTTATTGAGCAACACGATACCCTAGCTGCTTTTGTAGCAGGCGCCAACGCCGAAATAGAAGCCGTGCAGCAAAGCTTCGGGCTGCGCCTCAACGACACCACCGGCCGCCCCGATGTGATTCATTTCTCGGCCATTCCGTGGGTGCGCTTCACTGGTCTGACGCACGCCCGTAGCTTCCAATTCCCCGACAGCTGCCCCAAGATTTCGGTCGGCCAAACCTACCAGGAAGGCGCTACGCTGCGCATGTCGGTGGCTGTGAATGTGCACCACGGCCTCGCTGATGGCTATCACGTCGGACTGTTTTTGGAGGCATTTCAGCGCTTGCTCAGCCAATCCTAG
- a CDS encoding glycosyltransferase family 2 protein codes for MISTLILTKNEEIDLPGCLESLFWCTDIHVFDSYSSDATIDIALKAGVTLTQRKFDDYASQRNAALNQLDFKFDWVLILDADERIPPALIPQLLSNVQQAKPSVNGFRIQRRDYLGKSWLKHAQISPLYIRLVRRGKASYHRAINEVLQVDGLVQLIDGHFDHYPFSKGFSHWLNKHNNYSTMEARRWIEEQNGAEQFSLVKALSSKDFSERRFHQKGLFYKLPARPLIKWFYMVFGRRAFLDGWAGLTYATLQAIYEYLIVLKTNEMIDVTPVEVLEVVPATLAKKFRRLQTSYFRMQSKQIEA; via the coding sequence ATGATTTCTACTCTAATACTCACCAAAAATGAGGAGATAGATCTGCCGGGTTGTCTAGAATCTTTGTTCTGGTGTACTGACATACATGTCTTTGATTCTTATAGCAGTGATGCAACCATCGATATTGCTCTAAAGGCTGGTGTAACGTTAACGCAGAGAAAGTTTGATGATTATGCATCTCAACGGAATGCTGCATTAAATCAACTTGATTTCAAATTTGATTGGGTATTAATATTAGATGCAGACGAGCGTATTCCACCTGCTCTGATTCCACAATTACTTTCGAACGTTCAGCAGGCGAAGCCTTCGGTGAACGGCTTTCGTATCCAGCGGAGAGATTACCTAGGGAAATCGTGGTTAAAGCACGCCCAGATTTCACCGTTGTACATTCGTTTGGTCCGGCGTGGGAAGGCGTCGTATCATCGCGCTATCAACGAGGTGTTGCAAGTAGATGGGTTAGTTCAATTGATAGATGGGCACTTTGACCACTACCCTTTCTCAAAAGGGTTTAGTCATTGGTTGAATAAACATAATAATTACTCCACAATGGAGGCGCGCCGATGGATAGAAGAGCAAAATGGTGCGGAACAATTCTCGCTTGTTAAAGCACTGTCCAGCAAAGATTTTAGCGAACGCCGCTTTCATCAGAAAGGCTTGTTCTACAAGTTGCCAGCGCGCCCATTGATAAAGTGGTTTTATATGGTGTTTGGTCGTCGGGCTTTCCTAGATGGATGGGCCGGTCTAACTTATGCAACGTTGCAAGCCATTTACGAATATCTAATCGTGCTAAAAACAAATGAGATGATAGACGTCACTCCGGTGGAAGTACTAGAGGTGGTTCCCGCTACTTTGGCAAAAAAGTTTAGACGTCTCCAAACTTCATATTTCCGAATGCAATCGAAGCAGATTGAGGCTTAA
- a CDS encoding O-antigen ligase family protein, translated as MGEGKITYVLAGATIIAFLFFFHRKREVRTYLLFSIYVLPFMNLLVTKVTWGGFKVFDAITIYCIVFCFKDFMISIASSRSLVKFLLITMLALLLLSSLYSEFVTNSTLTFLELLPLFIYVSLLAAECRRDEFFFYKVIKALKYMYVVALGFLLIQLVVGLNFTFYPDLNSNTLDVENNTIRYPGMFHDSQGHGQFLALGSFLFLFSHNNYRGEYKNIVNYSLFVLLIIGLLLTGSRSALGGFLVALIIFVVSSSSKFRLYFVALCMICVSLFSTLASEFPNLRRLNNVSEDYKFRQKIWAEAYRISENNPVLGIGLGNFQSYTKRHNQDLYLEIGEEILFFDQPESGYLKILSETGFFSFLLFLLLIAYCVIRAIKKCVQSSEAKVSAVLLCSLVSWLIAFNTVYTLFDIRISIVVITIMVILATISMNKYFVYESSK; from the coding sequence ATGGGCGAAGGAAAAATAACTTACGTTCTAGCAGGCGCGACTATCATAGCTTTTCTCTTCTTCTTTCATCGAAAACGAGAAGTAAGAACCTATTTGCTTTTTAGCATCTATGTACTACCCTTCATGAACCTGCTGGTAACGAAAGTTACCTGGGGTGGATTTAAAGTATTTGATGCGATTACCATCTATTGCATAGTGTTCTGCTTTAAAGACTTTATGATCAGTATTGCGTCGAGTAGGAGCTTAGTGAAGTTTTTGCTAATTACTATGCTTGCCTTGCTGTTGCTAAGCAGTCTATATTCCGAATTCGTGACAAATTCTACTTTGACCTTTTTGGAACTACTGCCCCTATTTATATACGTAAGTTTGTTAGCAGCAGAATGTCGGAGAGATGAGTTCTTCTTTTATAAAGTCATCAAGGCCTTGAAGTATATGTATGTAGTCGCTCTTGGCTTCTTATTAATTCAATTAGTTGTAGGCTTAAATTTTACGTTTTACCCTGACCTGAATTCTAATACACTGGATGTTGAGAACAATACCATCAGATATCCAGGTATGTTTCATGATTCACAGGGGCATGGGCAGTTTTTGGCCCTAGGTAGTTTCTTGTTTTTGTTCTCTCACAACAATTATCGGGGTGAGTATAAAAATATTGTAAACTATTCTTTATTTGTTCTGCTGATAATTGGATTGTTGCTAACGGGTAGCCGATCTGCACTGGGTGGCTTCTTAGTAGCACTTATAATTTTTGTAGTGAGCAGTAGTAGTAAGTTTCGCTTGTATTTTGTTGCCTTGTGCATGATATGTGTTTCACTTTTTTCAACGCTTGCTTCAGAATTCCCTAACTTACGTAGATTAAATAATGTAAGTGAAGACTATAAGTTTCGTCAAAAAATATGGGCAGAAGCGTATAGGATTTCAGAGAATAATCCTGTCTTAGGAATCGGCTTAGGTAATTTTCAGAGTTATACTAAACGTCACAACCAAGACCTGTATTTAGAAATAGGAGAAGAGATATTATTTTTTGATCAACCAGAAAGTGGTTACCTTAAAATATTGTCAGAGACAGGGTTTTTTAGCTTTTTACTCTTCTTACTTCTTATTGCTTACTGCGTTATAAGAGCTATTAAGAAGTGCGTTCAAAGTAGCGAAGCCAAGGTATCTGCTGTGCTGCTATGCTCTTTGGTAAGTTGGTTGATAGCATTCAATACAGTTTATACTCTCTTTGATATTAGAATAAGTATTGTTGTAATTACAATTATGGTTATATTAGCTACTATTTCTATGAATAAATATTTTGTTTATGAGAGTAGTAAGTAA
- a CDS encoding glycosyltransferase family 2 protein, translating into MASLSIIVPVYNKEKYLDEAIASILAQTWTDFELILVDDGSEDGSGAICDRYASLDSRVVVVHQANRGVSAARNTGLEMSQGTYIGFVDSDDVIEADMYELLLCNARQYNADISVCGMKVIPMLKKHQEVGDHKEVRVVNRRNILPLVFDGTLDWSANNKVYKADIAKSVQFSGRINEDLFYVFLTHKQAEVVVFDESKKYYYLKRDNSVSNQRFNRSQMEGVAVSEKILKITTNEYPEHIDHAKRLDLISTISILNLMMFSFQKDYVTEYTSIKQKLLSYNGFVNNSGLVSKKHRYAYLAFKMSPALYQWLLQVYCYLFESEVGNKVM; encoded by the coding sequence ATGGCTTCACTGTCAATCATTGTTCCTGTCTACAACAAGGAAAAGTACCTAGACGAAGCTATTGCATCTATCTTAGCTCAGACTTGGACAGATTTTGAGTTAATCTTAGTCGATGATGGCTCCGAAGATGGTAGTGGGGCCATATGTGACCGCTATGCTAGCCTAGATTCTAGAGTAGTAGTTGTTCATCAAGCAAACAGGGGAGTATCAGCAGCTAGGAACACGGGATTGGAGATGAGCCAAGGCACTTATATTGGATTCGTGGACAGTGATGATGTCATCGAGGCCGATATGTACGAGTTGTTGCTATGCAACGCGCGGCAGTATAATGCTGATATTTCAGTGTGTGGTATGAAAGTAATTCCTATGTTAAAAAAACATCAGGAAGTAGGAGACCACAAAGAAGTCCGTGTAGTGAATAGACGGAATATTCTTCCTCTTGTATTTGATGGAACTTTAGATTGGAGTGCTAACAACAAGGTATACAAAGCAGACATAGCTAAAAGCGTACAGTTTAGCGGTCGTATCAATGAAGACTTGTTTTATGTTTTTCTGACGCATAAGCAAGCAGAAGTAGTAGTGTTTGATGAATCTAAAAAATATTATTATTTAAAAAGAGATAATTCGGTAAGTAACCAACGCTTTAATAGATCACAGATGGAAGGTGTAGCTGTTTCTGAAAAAATTCTGAAAATAACTACTAACGAGTACCCAGAGCACATTGATCATGCAAAACGTCTGGATTTAATATCGACTATATCTATACTTAATTTAATGATGTTTTCCTTTCAAAAGGATTACGTAACAGAATACACAAGTATAAAGCAAAAGCTACTCAGCTATAATGGATTTGTTAATAATAGCGGTTTGGTATCAAAGAAACATCGATATGCATATCTAGCTTTCAAGATGAGTCCAGCCCTGTACCAATGGTTGCTGCAAGTTTACTGTTATTTATTTGAGTCTGAGGTTGGGAATAAGGTGATGTAA